TCGGCACGAAAGTGCGGAAGGTGTGGGGGCCGGGCGGCGCACCGCTCGATCACGCCTACGCCGGAGCAGCGGTGTGCGTCGAGCTCGACGACGACCTCGACGTCGGCCGCGGCGACATGCTGTGCCGCCCCAACAACCGCCCGCTCGTCGGCACCGGCATCGACGCGATGGTGTGCTGGTTCGACGAGAACTCCGCACTCGAACCCGACGCCCGCTACGTGCTGCTGCACACCACACGCTCGACCTCCGCCCGCGTGGTCCGGCTGGACTACCGCCTCGACGTCGACACGCTGCACCGTGACGAATCCGCCGGCTCCCTCCGGTTCAACGAGATCGGCCGCGTGCAGCTGCGCACGCAGCAGCCGCTGCTGTTCGACCCCTACCGGCGCAACCGCACCACCGGAAGCTTCGTCCTGGTCGACGAGCGCACCGGCAACACCGTCGCCGCCGGGACGATCACCGGTCCCACGCTGGCGGACAGCCGGGTGGTCTGGCACGCGGCCGCGGTGTCGCGGGCCGAACGGGGGACGACGGGGGCGACGGTGTGGCTCACCGGGCTGTCGGCCTCCGGCAAGTCCACGCTCGCCGTCGAACTCGAACGGCAACTGATCGCCGCCGGCATCCCTGCCTACCGCCTCGACGGCGACAACCTCCGGCACGGCCTCAACGCCGACCTCGGGTTCGGCCCCGAGGACCGCGCGGAGAACATCCGTCGGGTCGGCGCGGTCGCCCAGCTGATGGCCGACGCCGGGCTCGTCGCCGTCTGCGCGCTGATCAGCCCCTACCGGCAGGACCGCGACCGCATCCGGCGGCAGCACGAGGAGGCCGGGATCCCGTTCCTCGAGGTCTTCGTCGACACACCCCTCACCGAGTGCGAGGCCCGCGACCCGAAGGGCATGTACGCGCGGGCCCGGGCGGGGGAGATCACCGGCTTCACCGGCATCGACGACCCCTACGAGCCGCCCCTGCAGCCCGATCTCGTGCTGCATCCCCACGACGGCACGCCTGCCGTGCAGGCGGCCCGCATCGTGGAATTGTTGAGGGCATGACGCACGACGACCGCCTCGACGATGCCCGACTCGCCGCCGAGACCGCCTCCGGCGCAGGTGAACTGCTGCTCACCGTCCGCGCGATCGAAGGCGACGCCCTCACCGGGCGGGAACTGGGCCGCCGCGGCGACCACGCCGCCAACACCTACATCCTCGAACGGCTGGCCGCCGCACGCCCCGGCGACGCGGTGCTCTCCGAGGAATCCGCCGACGATCCCGCCCGGCTCGACGCCGAGCGGGTGTGGATCATCGACCCTCTCGACGGGTCGAAGGAGTACGGCATGCCCGAACACGTCGACTGGGCGGTCCACGTCGCGCTATGGGAGGCCGGACGCGGCCTCACCGCCGCCGCCGTCGCCCAGCCCGCCCTCGGCCTCGTCCACAGCACCGCCGATCCCGCACCCCCCTCGCGGGCGGCCCGCGGCCGTCCTCGCATCGTCGTCAGCGGCAGCCGGCCCCCGGAGTTCGTCTTCGGCCTCGCCCGCGACCTCGGGGCCGACCTGATCCGCATGGGCTCGGCGGGAGCCAAGGCGATGGCGGTGGTCCGTGGGGAGGCCGACGCCTACATCCATGCCGGCGGGCAGTGGGAATGGGACTCCGCGGCCCCGGTCGCTGTCGCGCAGGCCGCCGGACTCCACTGCGCCCGGATCGACGGCAGCGAACTGGAGTACAACCGCCCGCACCCCTATCTGCCCGATCTGGTGATCTGCCGCGCCGACTGGGCACCGGAGGTGATGTCGGCGCTGGCCGTGCACGCCACCGGGCCGACCGACAGCCCCCGGGTGGCGATGGCCCGCGCCTACATCCGCTCCCTGGTGAGCCACGACGCGTCCCACGTGCGGCTCGCGGCCGACGCCTGGCGGGTCGAGAACGGGGAACGGACCGGCGACAGCGGCTCCGAGATCCGCGACCGCCTCGAGAACGGCCCGGAGTACCGGCCGATCCGCCGGATCCGCGACCTGCGGTTCCGCGAGTGGCACCACAGCGTCGTCGCGCGGTTCGTCCTCGACATCGCAGCGGGGCCGAGCACCGAGACGTCGGTGGCGGTCACCGAGCACTTCGACATCCCGGCGGGGGAGATCCGCTCCATCGTCGCGATCATCGAACCGGATCCGGACAACAGTTGAACTTTTGTGTAGCTTCGATCGGAAGCACACATCCATTGGGAGGCATCACATATGACCGAAGCACGTGACATCGGGGACGGGATCCACCTCGTCCCCGTCCCGGTCGCCGACCTGCCCGTCGGCGACACCCAGGTCTACGTGATGGAGTCCCCGGGCGGTGTCGTGCTCGTGGACGTCGGCTGGAACGACGACACCTCCTGGGCCGCACTGCAGGACGGCCTCGCCGTCGCCGGCCTGTCCGTGACCGACGTCGAAGGCGTCGTCGTCACCCACTTCCACCCCGACCACGTCGGCCTCACCGGCCGCATCCGCGAGGCGTCCGGCTGCTGGGTGGCGATGAACGAGGCCGACTTCGCGTACCTCGAGGTCATGATCTCCGACGAGGACCGCAGCCGGGAGGAGGCCGAGCTGCTGCGCCGCGCCGGTGCACCCGAGACGGAGATCGACGCCTTCCTCGCCACCGTCGGCACCGCACCCGGCCGGCCCGACGCGCTGCCGGACCGCAAACTCGGCCCCGACGAGATGATCCCGCTGACCGGACGGTCGCTGCGCACCGTCCTGACCCCCGGCCACACCGCCGGGCACGCGTGCTTCCTGCTCGAGGAGCACGGCGTGCTGTTCAGCGGCGACCACGTCCTGGCCACCACCACACCGCACGTCGGCGAGTTCGACTTCCCGCTGCCGCAACGCGACGCGCTGGGGGAATACCTCGACTCGCTGCGCGCGGTCGCGGCGCTGCCCGTGCGGCGTGCACTGCCGGCACACCGGCAGCAGATCGAGAACCTGCCGGGCCGGGTCGACGAACTCCTCGCCCACCACGAGCAGCGCCTCGACGACCTCTACGACGCCTTCGGCGACGAGGACCTCACCCTGTGGGAGGCCACCGCCCGTATGCGCTGGTACCGGCCCTGGGACGAGACGCCTCTGCACGGCAAGCGGATGGCGCTGGCCGAAGGGTCCGCCCACATCCGGCAGCTCATCGAACGCGGACGCGTCCGCCGCATCCCGGGCACCGAACCGGCCCGCTTCGCGCGGGTGGCGGCCCGATGAGCGCCGCGGAACACAGCGGCCCCGACGAGCTGGTCACCGAGTTCTGTCGGGCCTGGGCCGATCCCGACCCCGCCACGATCGCCGGGTTCTTCACCGAGGACGCGGTCTTCCACAACATCCCGATGGAACCGATCCGCGGCCGCGCCGCGATCGAGGAGTACGTCGCCGGCTTCACCGCCTCGTTCGGCGGCATCGAGTACCGCATCCACCACCAGGCCGTCTCCGGCGACATCGTGCTCAACGAACGCACCGACGTGTTCACCATGAACGGCCGCACCGTCGAACTGCCCGTCACCGGGGTGTTCGAGATCCGGGACGGCAGGATCGCCGCCCTGCGCGACTACTTCGACCCCACGCCCCTCACCGCCGGGAGCTGAACGGGGAGGGCATCCGACCCCGGGAACGCCGAAGGCCCCGCTTCGTGTGAAGCGGGGCCTTCGTGGTGCCCTCGGCAGGATTCGAACCTGCGACTTCTTGCTCCGGAGGCAAGCGCTCTATCCCCTGAGCTACGAGGGCATCCGGACCACCGGATGACCAGCGGTGCGGGAGTTAGCCTAGCGCATAGATCGCTCAAGTCCACATCGGCAGGTCAGAGACGGTTTTTCGGCCACTCTCCCGGGCTGCTTCAGTTCATCGGCAGCGGTTCGGCGCCGCGTTCGGCGAGCAACCCGGTCATCAGCTCCGTCTCGGACTGCTGCGTCGCCACCATCGTCCCGGCGAGATCGCGCACCGCGGTGGTGCTCGCGTACTGCTGCCCGTACTCCATCATCGGCAGCCCGCCCTGATGGTGGCGCAGCATCAGCTGCAGGAATAGCACGTCGAACTCGGGGCCGCGCGCGGCCCGCAGGTCCGCCATGTCCTCGGCGGACGCCATGCCGGGCATGAGGTGCGAGCCGCTCGCACCCTCGGCCCCCATCGTCGCGTCGTGCCCGCCGTGACCGTGATCCTCGGACTCCGTCATCCACACCATGTGCTCACCGGTGGGCAGCAGCGCCCGGTCCCACAGCGACAGCCAGCCCTGCATCTGCCCGATCTGGTTCTGCTGGGTGGTGAGGATGTCGTAGGCGATGTTGCGGATCCGGTCGTCGTCGGAGTTGGTGATCGCGATCGTCGCCATCTCGACGGCCTGATCGTGGTGCACGATCATGTCCTGCGCGAAGCCGACATCCACGGAATCCGGGGCGGGAGTGGACGGAGCCGAGTCCTCGAACGGGAGCCGCGCCACGAAACCGGCGAGGAAGCCCACCGCCACCGCGGCGACGGCGAGCAGCACCAGCAGGGACCGCGACCTGTCCGAGGAGTTCTCGCCGGAGTTCTCGCTCATCGTCAGCTCCCGGCCGGAGCCTGCTGCATCTCACCGACGGACTCCGCCTCCATCGGTACCGCGTCGGGGCCGGGATCGGAGGCGTCGAAGGCCGGCGGGTTCGCCGGGTCGAACGAACCGGGGATCGTCGAGCAGCTCGCACCGACCTCCGGGTAGGTGTACCGGTTCAGACGCAGTGCGGCGATGAACTGGTCGATGCGCTCGTCGTCGGCGCTGTCGACCTTGAGCTGGTGGCCCCACGACTGCAGCGAGATCGGGGCGTCCAGGCCCGGATAGGGCGACATCATCGTGTAGGTACGGCCGTCGACCTTCGCGGCGAGGGTGTCGACCCCGGCGTCGTCGACCAGATCCGGGTTGTAGGCGATCCACACGGCGCCGTGCTCGAGGGAGTGGACCATGTTCTCGGTGCGGACCGGCTGCGCGTAGACCGTACCGGTGCAGGTGGCCCAGACGGAGTCGTGCGGGCCGCCGAAGGGCGGGCTCTGGTCGTAGGCGACACGCTGCCCGGGAGCGATGTGCACACCGGCGGGATAGTCGATCTTCAGCACACCCTCGATCTCGCCCGAGGGGTCCTGGTTGGACTCCGACGGGGTCCAGGCCTCCAGCGCCTGCTTGTCCTGCGCCTTCGGGATGATGCTCACGGCGATCACCGCGACCAGGATCACGACGACAGCCACGCCGCCGATCGTCAACCACGGGATCTGACGCTGCGGCGGGACGCCGCGAGCGCCCCCGCTCTTCTTCTTCGCGGCCTGGATGGCCTTCGACGACTTGGCTCCGGACTTGCTGTTACCGGAACCGCCACTAACCGAACCGCTGGGCATCGCTGGGTGCTCTTTCGACGGGTTGACATACGGGCGCAGCCCCGGTGGGGCGCACACTCGCTGCCAACTCTACGGCCGTACCCGCGGGATGTGGCCGAGCGTCCGCAGGGGGAGTGTCCGCGTCGCGATCGACCAGCCAATAGGATGGACACCTGTGACTCCCTCCGACCTTGCTCAGCTGCTCCGTGGAACCGCTGCCGGTGTCCTCACCGACCGTGGTCTCGATGCCTCCGTTCTTCCCGAGACCCTCACCGTCGAGCGCCCGCGCAATCCGGAGCACGGCGACTACGCGACCAACGTCGCCATGCAGGTCGCGAAGAAGGTCGGCGTGAACCCGCGCGAGCTCGCCACCTGGATCGCCGAGGCCCTCGCCGCGGCCGACGGCATCGACTCCGCCGAGGTCGCCGGACCCGGCTTCCTCAACATCCGCCTCGCCGCCGACGCCCAGGGCGCCATCGTGGCCAAGGTGCTCGACGAAGGCGACGCCTACGGCAGCGGCGACGATCTCGGCGGCGCCCGGATCAACCTGGAGTTCGTCTCCGCCAACCCCACCGGCCCGATCCACCTCGGCGGCACCCGCTGGGCCGCGGTCGGCGACGCGCTCGGCCGCATCCTCACCGCCCGCGGCGGGCAGGTCACCCGCGAGTACTACTTCAACGACCACGGCGCCCAGATCGACCGCTTCACCCGGTCGCTGATCGCCTCCGCCCAGGGGCAGCCCGCGCCCGAGGACGGTTACGCCGGTGCCTACATCGTCGACATCGCCGCCGCCGTGCTGAAGCAGCGCCCCGACGCCCTGGACCTGCCCGAGGCCGAACGCCACGAGGTGTTCCGCTCGATCGGCGTCGAGTTGATGTTCGCGCACATCAAGCGCACCCTCCACGAGTTCGGCGTCGACTTCGACGTGTACTTCCACGAGAACTCGCTGTTCGAGTCCGGCGCCGTCGACAAGGCCGTCGAGACCCTCAAGGCATCGGGCAACCTCTACTTCGAGGACGGCGCCTGGTGGCTCAAGAGCACCGACTACGGCGACGACAAGGACCGCGTCGTCATCAAGTCCGACGGCAACGCCGCCTACATCGCCGGCGACATCGCCTACTTCCAGGACAAGCGCTCGCGCGGCTTCGACCTGTGCATCTACATGCTCGGCGCCGACCACCACGGCTACATCGCCCGCCTGAAGGCCGCGGCGGCCGCCTTCGGTGACGACCCCGACACCGTCGAGGTCATGATCGGCCAGATGGTCAACCTCGTCCGCGGCGGCGAAGCCGTGAAGATGAGCAAGCGCGCCGGCACCGTCATCACCCTCGACGACCTCGTCGAGGCCATCGGCGTCGACGCCGCCCGCTACGCGCTCGTGCGCTCGTCGGTCGACCAGAGCATCGACATCGACCTCGAGCTGTGGGCGAGCACCACCAACGAGAACCCGGTGTACTACGTCCAGTACGCCCACGCCCGCCTGTCGTCGATCGCGCGCAACGCCGCCGATCTCGGCCTCACCGCCGAGGGCGCCCACCTCTCGCTGCTCACCCACGACCGCGAGGGCGACCTCATCCGCACTCTCGGCGAGTACCCGCGCGTCCTCGCGAAGGCCGCCGAACTGCGCGAGCCGCACCGCGTCGCGCGCTATCTCGAGGAGCTGGCGGGCACCTACCACCGCTTCTACGACGCCTGCCGCATCCTGCCGCAGGGCGACGAGGAGGCCGGCCCGCTGCACACCGCACGTCTGGCCCTGTGCGCCGCCGCGCGCCAGGTCCTCGCCAACGGCCTCGGTCTGCTCGGCGTCAGCGCTCCGGAGCGGATGTGAGCGCGCATCCGGCGGGCCCGCGTCACGCGGAGATCCCGCACGCCCCGAACCTGCCCGTGCGTCCCGCCGACGCCGCGGCCCTCAACGAACTCGTCCCGCACGTGTGGCCGCGCAACGCCGCCCGCGGTGAGGACGGGGTGCTGCGGATCGCGGGTGTCGCGGTCACCGACCTCGCCGAGAAGTACGGCACGCCGCTGTTCGTCGTGGACGAGGACGACTTCCGGTCCCGCTGCCGGGAGATCGCCGAGGCGTTCGGTCCGTCCGCGAAGGTGCACTACGCCTCCAAGGCGTTCCTGTGCACGGAGGTCGCCCGCTGGGTGCACCAGGAGGGGCTGTCCCTCGACGTCGCCTCCGGCGGCGAACTCGCCGTGGCCCTGCACGCCGGTTTCCCGGCCGAGAAGATCGCCATGCACGGCAACAACAAGTCCGTGCGGGAGCTGAAGACGGCGGTCGAGGCCGGTGTCGGGCACATCGTCATCGACTCGCTGTCCGAGATCGACCGCCTCGACGAGGTCGCCCGCGAGGCCGGTGTCGTGCAGGACGTGCTCATCCGCGTCACCGTCGGTGTCGAGGCGCACACGCACGAGTTCATCTCCACCGCGCACGAGGACCAGAAGTTCGGCCTGTCGCTGGCCGGCGGCAAGGCGATGGAGGCCGTGCGCCGGGTGTTCGCCGCCGACCACCTCCGGCTCGTCGGTCTGCACAGCCACATCGGCTCGCAGATCTTCGACGTCGACGGCTTCGAGCTGGCCGCCCACCGCGTGATCGGGCTGCTGCGCGACATCGTCGCCGAGTTCGGGGTGGAGAAGACCTCGCAGATGCACATCGTCGACCTCGGCGGTGGCCTCGGCATCTCCTACGTGCCGAGCGACGACCCGCCGCCGGTCGCGGATCTCGCCGCGAAGCTGGGCGACATCGTCCGCAACGAGTCGGCCCTCGCCGGGCTGCCCGAGCCGACCCTGGCGGTCGAGCCGGGCCGCGCCATCGCCGGACCGGGAACGATCACCCTCTACGAGGTCGGCACCATCAAGGACGTCGAGGTCGGCTCCGGCAACACGCGCCGCTACATCAGCGTCGACGGCGGCATGAGCGACAACATCCGCACCTCCCTGTACCAGGCCGAGTACGAATCGCGCCTCGTCTCCCGCGTGAGCGACGCCGAGCCGGTGGTCTCCCGCGTGGTGGGCAAGCACTGCGAGAGCGGTGACATCGTCATCCGCGACGCCTGGATGCCCGCCGACCTGGCACCCGGTGATTTACTGGCGGTC
This region of Rhodococcus sp. Z13 genomic DNA includes:
- a CDS encoding MBL fold metallo-hydrolase; this encodes MTEARDIGDGIHLVPVPVADLPVGDTQVYVMESPGGVVLVDVGWNDDTSWAALQDGLAVAGLSVTDVEGVVVTHFHPDHVGLTGRIREASGCWVAMNEADFAYLEVMISDEDRSREEAELLRRAGAPETEIDAFLATVGTAPGRPDALPDRKLGPDEMIPLTGRSLRTVLTPGHTAGHACFLLEEHGVLFSGDHVLATTTPHVGEFDFPLPQRDALGEYLDSLRAVAALPVRRALPAHRQQIENLPGRVDELLAHHEQRLDDLYDAFGDEDLTLWEATARMRWYRPWDETPLHGKRMALAEGSAHIRQLIERGRVRRIPGTEPARFARVAAR
- a CDS encoding DUF3105 domain-containing protein, which gives rise to MPSGSVSGGSGNSKSGAKSSKAIQAAKKKSGGARGVPPQRQIPWLTIGGVAVVVILVAVIAVSIIPKAQDKQALEAWTPSESNQDPSGEIEGVLKIDYPAGVHIAPGQRVAYDQSPPFGGPHDSVWATCTGTVYAQPVRTENMVHSLEHGAVWIAYNPDLVDDAGVDTLAAKVDGRTYTMMSPYPGLDAPISLQSWGHQLKVDSADDERIDQFIAALRLNRYTYPEVGASCSTIPGSFDPANPPAFDASDPGPDAVPMEAESVGEMQQAPAGS
- a CDS encoding DUF305 domain-containing protein yields the protein MSENSGENSSDRSRSLLVLLAVAAVAVGFLAGFVARLPFEDSAPSTPAPDSVDVGFAQDMIVHHDQAVEMATIAITNSDDDRIRNIAYDILTTQQNQIGQMQGWLSLWDRALLPTGEHMVWMTESEDHGHGGHDATMGAEGASGSHLMPGMASAEDMADLRAARGPEFDVLFLQLMLRHHQGGLPMMEYGQQYASTTAVRDLAGTMVATQQSETELMTGLLAERGAEPLPMN
- the cysC gene encoding adenylyl-sulfate kinase, translated to MSRLLRIATAGSVDDGKSTLIGRLLFDSKAVFEDQLEAVTRTSLDRGADRADLALLADGLRAEREQGITIDVAYRYFATPQRSFVIADTPGHEQYTRNMVTGASTADLALVLVDARKGIVRQTRRHAFLASLLGVRHVVLCINKMDLVDWSQSRFDEICDEFRNFAAKLDIPDLAFVPVSALHGDNVVSRTANMPWYEGTSLLHHLEQVHIASDTNLVDARLPVQYVIRPGAGEHRDFRGYAGTVAAGGFAPGDDVVVLPSGFGTKVRKVWGPGGAPLDHAYAGAAVCVELDDDLDVGRGDMLCRPNNRPLVGTGIDAMVCWFDENSALEPDARYVLLHTTRSTSARVVRLDYRLDVDTLHRDESAGSLRFNEIGRVQLRTQQPLLFDPYRRNRTTGSFVLVDERTGNTVAAGTITGPTLADSRVVWHAAAVSRAERGTTGATVWLTGLSASGKSTLAVELERQLIAAGIPAYRLDGDNLRHGLNADLGFGPEDRAENIRRVGAVAQLMADAGLVAVCALISPYRQDRDRIRRQHEEAGIPFLEVFVDTPLTECEARDPKGMYARARAGEITGFTGIDDPYEPPLQPDLVLHPHDGTPAVQAARIVELLRA
- the lysA gene encoding diaminopimelate decarboxylase codes for the protein MSAHPAGPRHAEIPHAPNLPVRPADAAALNELVPHVWPRNAARGEDGVLRIAGVAVTDLAEKYGTPLFVVDEDDFRSRCREIAEAFGPSAKVHYASKAFLCTEVARWVHQEGLSLDVASGGELAVALHAGFPAEKIAMHGNNKSVRELKTAVEAGVGHIVIDSLSEIDRLDEVAREAGVVQDVLIRVTVGVEAHTHEFISTAHEDQKFGLSLAGGKAMEAVRRVFAADHLRLVGLHSHIGSQIFDVDGFELAAHRVIGLLRDIVAEFGVEKTSQMHIVDLGGGLGISYVPSDDPPPVADLAAKLGDIVRNESALAGLPEPTLAVEPGRAIAGPGTITLYEVGTIKDVEVGSGNTRRYISVDGGMSDNIRTSLYQAEYESRLVSRVSDAEPVVSRVVGKHCESGDIVIRDAWMPADLAPGDLLAVAATGAYCYSMSSRYNLLPRPAVVAVKDGVPRVLLRRETVEDLLSLEVSE
- a CDS encoding 3'(2'),5'-bisphosphate nucleotidase CysQ, whose protein sequence is MTHDDRLDDARLAAETASGAGELLLTVRAIEGDALTGRELGRRGDHAANTYILERLAAARPGDAVLSEESADDPARLDAERVWIIDPLDGSKEYGMPEHVDWAVHVALWEAGRGLTAAAVAQPALGLVHSTADPAPPSRAARGRPRIVVSGSRPPEFVFGLARDLGADLIRMGSAGAKAMAVVRGEADAYIHAGGQWEWDSAAPVAVAQAAGLHCARIDGSELEYNRPHPYLPDLVICRADWAPEVMSALAVHATGPTDSPRVAMARAYIRSLVSHDASHVRLAADAWRVENGERTGDSGSEIRDRLENGPEYRPIRRIRDLRFREWHHSVVARFVLDIAAGPSTETSVAVTEHFDIPAGEIRSIVAIIEPDPDNS
- a CDS encoding SgcJ/EcaC family oxidoreductase, which gives rise to MSAAEHSGPDELVTEFCRAWADPDPATIAGFFTEDAVFHNIPMEPIRGRAAIEEYVAGFTASFGGIEYRIHHQAVSGDIVLNERTDVFTMNGRTVELPVTGVFEIRDGRIAALRDYFDPTPLTAGS
- the argS gene encoding arginine--tRNA ligase translates to MTPSDLAQLLRGTAAGVLTDRGLDASVLPETLTVERPRNPEHGDYATNVAMQVAKKVGVNPRELATWIAEALAAADGIDSAEVAGPGFLNIRLAADAQGAIVAKVLDEGDAYGSGDDLGGARINLEFVSANPTGPIHLGGTRWAAVGDALGRILTARGGQVTREYYFNDHGAQIDRFTRSLIASAQGQPAPEDGYAGAYIVDIAAAVLKQRPDALDLPEAERHEVFRSIGVELMFAHIKRTLHEFGVDFDVYFHENSLFESGAVDKAVETLKASGNLYFEDGAWWLKSTDYGDDKDRVVIKSDGNAAYIAGDIAYFQDKRSRGFDLCIYMLGADHHGYIARLKAAAAAFGDDPDTVEVMIGQMVNLVRGGEAVKMSKRAGTVITLDDLVEAIGVDAARYALVRSSVDQSIDIDLELWASTTNENPVYYVQYAHARLSSIARNAADLGLTAEGAHLSLLTHDREGDLIRTLGEYPRVLAKAAELREPHRVARYLEELAGTYHRFYDACRILPQGDEEAGPLHTARLALCAAARQVLANGLGLLGVSAPERM